The window CACAACCTCACACTCCCCCCCAACGCCGACCTCTACGGCGGCTTCGACCCCACCTCCACCGACTGGACTCACAACCGCGACATCCAGGCCCACCCAACCATCCTCGACGCCCAGAGCGAAGACCGCGTCCTCACCATCGCCGCCACCGCCACGTCCGCCGACACCCCCACCAACGCCACCAACCGCATAGACGGCCTCCGCATCCAGGGCGGCCAGGTTCGCGGCCCCGGCGGCGGCATCCTCATCGACGGCGCCTCACCCGTCCTCTCCAACAACGTCTTCACCAACAACAGCACCCTCACTCCCGCCAACTGGGCCCCCAAGTACCTCCACGAAACCGCCCACGACGGCGGCGCCATCTACTGCCGCAACGGCGGCGCCCCCGAGATCCGCAACAACCTGATCACCGAGAACGGCACCGAAACCGGCCGCGGCGGCGGCATCGCCTTCGACCACAACTGCGACGGCCTGATCGCCGACAACGCGATCATCAGCAACGTCGCGGGCGCCGCCGACACCATGCGCAGCAGCGACGGCGGCGGCATCTCCATCTTCAACTGGTCGTCCCCCGAGATCAGCGGCAACGTGGTCCTCGGCAATTGGGCGCTCAACACCCACGACGGCGGCGGCATCTTCGTCGCCTACTGGTCCTCGGCCAGGGTCCGCGACAACGTCATCGTCGCCAACCTGGGGACCGACGACGGCGGCGGCCTGTTCGTCGGCGGCCAGGAACACCGCTACGACCGGCCGTTCGACCCGATGCCGAACGCCGAGGACTTCTTCGTCGAAGTGACCGGCAACCGCTTCTTCGGCAACACGAACGGTTCCCGCAACTCCAGCGCCCTGCGCATCACGATGGAGAGCCGCGGCCGGGTCGAGGGCAACGTCGCCGCGCTCAACGGCGGCTTCTACCTGCAGCGGAGCGAGCTGGAGGTCGTGGACAACACGATCCTCGAAGACACCCTGCTCATCGAGACCAAGGAAGGGCTCGAGCCCACGCGCTTCAGCAACAACATCGTCACCGGGTCGCTTGAGAGCGACGGCACCGCGACCGTCACCGCGTCGCTGATCCGCGACGGTTCCGTGGGCGAGGGCAACGAGGCGGGATTGGCCGAGTTCCTCGAGGACGGCCGGGAACTCCAGATGCTCGGAGCCACCTGGTCCGCGGCCAGCCACCAGACCCACGTCACCTTGGCGGCGCCGCTTCCCGCCGCCGACCTCACCAACCGCGTCGTCGCCAGCCGCGGCGGCTGGGGGGTCGTCCATTCCGCCTCCGGCCGCAATCTGACCCTCTGGCGCGACCACACTTCCGTCACCGAGCTCCACCTGCTCCCGACCTACCGCCAGATCGCCGATTCACCCGGCTTCGGCAAGGGCTTCGACGCCGCCCGCGCCGTCTCCGACTACGAGCCGCGGCGCGTCAACAAGTCGATCGAACTCCTCGAGCGCGGTCAGCCCATCTACTACGACGCCTCCACCGGCGGCTATGAGGAAGGCGTGCAGATGGCCGGCACCTGGGGCGACTACATCATCTACAACGTCGAGCACGTGGCGCTCGACTTCGCGGCGCTCCGCGAGTTCATGCGCGGCCTGGTCGACGCCGGTCCCACCCCGAGCGGCCACCGGACGCCCACCGTCATCGTCTCCCTGCCCCTGCTGGGCCTCGACGAACCGACCGTCACCGCCGGCGGCTGGATGGTCCAGCAGGCCCTCGCCCAGGGCGTCCGCGGCGTCCACCTCGCCCGCGCCCGCGACCCCGAGGGCGTCAAGCGCTTCGTCCAGGCCGCCCGCTACCCGATCCACAAGCAGGCCGTCGACATAGTCGGCGAAGGCCTCCGCGGCTGGGGCAGCCACACCTTCGCCGCCTGGGTCTGGGGCCTCAGCGTCCCGGAGTACCTCCAGAAGGCCGACGTCTGGCCGCTCAACCCCGAAGGCGAGATCATGCTCGGCGTCAAACTGGAAGACCAGCAGGCCCTGGACCGGGCCGCCGAGACCCTCTCCGTCCCCGGCCTGGCCTTCGCCGAGCACGGACCGCGGGACCTGGGCCTGTCGTACGGCTACCTGGAAGGCCGGGCCGACCCGCCGTTGCCGCCCGAGGTCGTCGCCGCCGGCGAGATGGTGCTGGAGCTGACGAAGGAGCGGGGGATGTTCTTCCTGGACAATGTGTTGCCGGGGAATGTGGCGGCGCAGATTGATCGGGGGGTGATGATTGGTGCGGGGAGGAGAGAGGATTCGGCGGAGGTGGGTAGGGGGTACAGCGGGCGGACTATGCCTTGGTAGGGTTTGGTCGGCCTCAACCTCGCGCCCTTCCCCCCAGCCGCACGCCTCCCTCTCCGCAGACCACACAAGTAAGTGTAGATACGGCAGTCATTTGAGTTTCTGAGTGGCTGGTACATCCCACAAGACGTCCCACCCCCAGGCCTGTGTGGGCGGGGTTCTCGACCGGGTTCTCGGTCTAGCTTCCTGCGCTTGGCAGACCCGATGACGGTTGTGGTCTCACACTCCGGCCCACACCGCACCGCTATTGCGGCGTCAATCCTCCACTGACGCGTGCTCCGAAACGCCCGGTGGCACGGCCGTCGACTTCGAGTACGCAGCAGTGGCACCCGCTCAAGCAGGCGGTCGGCCGATCATGACCTGCGCGAGCAGTTCGTCGAGGCTTGAGGCGACCTCGTAACGGGCGGGAGAGTCGCCCGTCGCCAGCGCTTTGAAGTGCGCCCTACCGCACTTGATCTTCTCCTGTTCCGCTGGGCGTAGTTCGGCCGTATGTATGGTTCCCTTCGTCTCGACAACGAGATACAGCCGCTCGCCATCGTCGGAATCGACCAGGACGGCCCAGTCCGGGTTGTAGGAGCCCAGCGGTGTCGCCACTCTGAACCAGCTAGGCAGTTTCGCGTACACCTTAACGGCGATGTTCTTCTCGAGTTGGTCGGCGAACTCCGCCTCGGTGTTCGACTCGTAGATGACGTGGTCGTGGACCGCCTTCCGCGCGGCCTGCATGTTCTTCAAGTAGCCGATCAGTTCTTTGCGCTCGAACAACTCCTGCGCATAGTACGACTCGTCGCCGATGCGCTGGTACTTGATGCCGTCCACGAGCGCCCGTTGTTTGCATCGGTTGATCGCTTGCGTCGCGTTCTCGATGAACTGCTGCGGGTTCTGCCGGAAGTCGCGGAGACGGCCGCTGGTAGTCAGGATCTGGTAGATGCTGCGCCTGGTAAGTCGGGTTCTGCCTTGGAGTTCCGTTAGCAGGTCCGGTAGCTCTATGTCGCCTGGATCAATGGCGACCGTCGCTGCGCCCTCCTTCTCCGCCGCTTCCACCCCGGATTTGCCGATCGCGATGTCCGCCTTGCGCCATTGCAGCCTCGTTCCGAGAAGGTCTGGTGCGGCCTTCAAGGCGGCGATGCAGTCCATCAGCAGCCGTTCGTTGTCGAAGGCGACGCGGTACGTTGTCTTGTGCTTGATGCGATTCCACAGCTCTTTGAACTCGGGGCTCTCGAGGATGGCCTGGCGTGGCCGCACCGTTTGGCGCTTGTCCGCATCCTTCACGTTCAGCGTTCTCGCCAACTTTTTCAGCACCGACACGATCGCCTCTCGCTGGTCGAGAAAGCGGTCCGGCACCATGAACGTGTCGTCCCGCAGTGCCGTCCGGAGAACGTCCTGGATTCTCCCGTGCCCATCAATGTGGCCTTGCGCCCGCAAGAAGTCGAAAAGGGCCTGGGACTCTTCGAAGCCAAGTGGTGTCTCGTGACCGTCCTTGCCCGTCACCGGGATCTGTGCGAACTCGTGCGGCTCAACGACCCCGAAGCGGATGCCCGTGTCTTTCTCAATCTCCTTCTGCAGGTTCTCGGCGAAGTCCTCGTAGCTCTCCGTGGCAATGACGGTCAGCGTGTTCACGTCGAAGCCGCGTAGGCGTTCTCCTTCCTGGTTGACGCAGAGCCGCAGGCCGCGGCCGATCGCCTGACGCCGGGCCCGTTCCGTCCGAATCTCGCGCAACGCGCAGATCTGAAAGACATTCGGGTTGTCCCACCCCTCGCGTAGCGCCGAGTGGGTGAAGATGAACCGAAGCGGCTCTTCGAGGCTCAGGAGCTTCTCCTTCTCCTTCATGATGAGGTTGTAGGCTCGTTCAGCGCTGTCGCGATTCGCTTGGTTGTTCTCGGCCGTGTCTGTCCAGCCACCCTTCTTGTCGATCGAGAAGTAGCCGTCGTGGACGTCCTCGACATTCACGGAGGGATCCTCTTTGCGGAACAACT is drawn from Acidobacteriota bacterium and contains these coding sequences:
- a CDS encoding right-handed parallel beta-helix repeat-containing protein, whose protein sequence is MAFATTGPQTTPIDLDAYTQILHVSTTTGDDTTATGSATTPYATLTAALAVADANTNTAILLAAGTYPTHNLTLPPNADLYGGFDPTSTDWTHNRDIQAHPTILDAQSEDRVLTIAATATSADTPTNATNRIDGLRIQGGQVRGPGGGILIDGASPVLSNNVFTNNSTLTPANWAPKYLHETAHDGGAIYCRNGGAPEIRNNLITENGTETGRGGGIAFDHNCDGLIADNAIISNVAGAADTMRSSDGGGISIFNWSSPEISGNVVLGNWALNTHDGGGIFVAYWSSARVRDNVIVANLGTDDGGGLFVGGQEHRYDRPFDPMPNAEDFFVEVTGNRFFGNTNGSRNSSALRITMESRGRVEGNVAALNGGFYLQRSELEVVDNTILEDTLLIETKEGLEPTRFSNNIVTGSLESDGTATVTASLIRDGSVGEGNEAGLAEFLEDGRELQMLGATWSAASHQTHVTLAAPLPAADLTNRVVASRGGWGVVHSASGRNLTLWRDHTSVTELHLLPTYRQIADSPGFGKGFDAARAVSDYEPRRVNKSIELLERGQPIYYDASTGGYEEGVQMAGTWGDYIIYNVEHVALDFAALREFMRGLVDAGPTPSGHRTPTVIVSLPLLGLDEPTVTAGGWMVQQALAQGVRGVHLARARDPEGVKRFVQAARYPIHKQAVDIVGEGLRGWGSHTFAAWVWGLSVPEYLQKADVWPLNPEGEIMLGVKLEDQQALDRAAETLSVPGLAFAEHGPRDLGLSYGYLEGRADPPLPPEVVAAGEMVLELTKERGMFFLDNVLPGNVAAQIDRGVMIGAGRREDSAEVGRGYSGRTMPW
- a CDS encoding DEAD/DEAH box helicase family protein → MKLRFEPNLDFQLRAVEAVCGLFRGQEACRTEFTVLRDSGSGQKRMPFARSDLGVGNRLSLPDDEIAENLKAVQLENALPRSPSLESGDFTVEMETGTGKTYVYLRTLFELNKRYGFTKFVIVVPSIAIKEGVYKSLQMTEDHFRALYSRTPFEYFLYDSAKLGQVRNFAASPHIQIMVVTVGAINKQSINNLYKDNEKTSGEKPIDFIRATRPIVIVDEPQSVDGGLRGRGKEALERMNALCTLRYSATHADSYHMVYRLDAVDAYERKLVKQIEVAAATVEDAHNRPYVRLLSTRSKQGTVSARVELDVERAGKVIRQEVTVLDGYDLEQVTGRGIYSDCHIGDISVKPGSKSMGLRMPGVQRCLSEGEACFDVDRLALHRQMIRRTIREHLDKELRLGPQGIKVLSLFFIDRVEHYRRYDADGNAVKGNYAEMFEEEYRQLAGMHTYAKLFRKEDPSVNVEDVHDGYFSIDKKGGWTDTAENNQANRDSAERAYNLIMKEKEKLLSLEEPLRFIFTHSALREGWDNPNVFQICALREIRTERARRQAIGRGLRLCVNQEGERLRGFDVNTLTVIATESYEDFAENLQKEIEKDTGIRFGVVEPHEFAQIPVTGKDGHETPLGFEESQALFDFLRAQGHIDGHGRIQDVLRTALRDDTFMVPDRFLDQREAIVSVLKKLARTLNVKDADKRQTVRPRQAILESPEFKELWNRIKHKTTYRVAFDNERLLMDCIAALKAAPDLLGTRLQWRKADIAIGKSGVEAAEKEGAATVAIDPGDIELPDLLTELQGRTRLTRRSIYQILTTSGRLRDFRQNPQQFIENATQAINRCKQRALVDGIKYQRIGDESYYAQELFERKELIGYLKNMQAARKAVHDHVIYESNTEAEFADQLEKNIAVKVYAKLPSWFRVATPLGSYNPDWAVLVDSDDGERLYLVVETKGTIHTAELRPAEQEKIKCGRAHFKALATGDSPARYEVASSLDELLAQVMIGRPPA